gtCTTATATTaacttttgctccaaaagatgcttgctttttttacatgcatagctgcatggacactatttaaattgactcttttaatgaactgtaactagggcttgttTTTGGAGTAGTACttgtatttcaagcatcctcaaaaatcctgggaagaaaaaaaaaaaatcatgataggtcttattttcagggtaggtcttattttgggagAAACAGGGTACCAACTAAATCCCCAGCCCTTCCACTTCCACAGAAGCCGGGCGCTGCTCCCACCAATCCCACATCAGCCTGGGCCAGGTCTGCAcaaccccagctctgctcctcagCCCGACTGCCGCCCCCCTCCTCCAGCTCAGGGCAGATTTGTGTCCCCATGCAAGGCTGCCATTAGGAAATGGGTTCTCACCTGGGGGATGGGGGGTAGAAAGTACCCCGGGGGGGGCTGGAAGGAGCCCAGGAGAGGGCCGGGCAGAGCCCTCATGGTGGCTAATCTCTGCATGTACTGGTTGGTGAGGATTGCTTTCCGCTCCTCTTTCCTTTGAGCAAGTGCAACATAGAGAGGCTTGGTGCTGACGATCCGCCCGTTCATTTCGGTCACGGCCTTGGTAGCCTCTTCTGGGGAGGAAAAACATACAAACCCAAACCCTTTGCTGTGGCCACCCTCTGTCATCACCTAAAATTGGATTAGAACAAGACAACTAAGTCCACAGATCTTTACAGCACTCAAAGCACCGCGCGGCAGGGGGTGCACAGGACCTGCCAGCCATGGGCACCCCATTGCAGCCCTCACACCCGGGGGGGATGGATGGGGCTGCACCCATGGGACTCCGTGGTGAGGTTTGTCTGGGGAAGGGGAGAATTTGCTTGGGCAAAACCAGTAGGTTTGGGAAATGAAGCCCAAAATCTGCAGCCCGTGATCTCCCAGGGGTCTGTGTCTGCCACCCAGCCAGGGCCtacagaccagcaggactctggTGCTTTACATCACAGAAGCCAGTAAGAGCTGGGGACCAGGGGGACACCATGTCCTGTCCAAGGGTCAGGCAGCATCTGTGCCTGGCAGCTGTCAGGTTACAGGTATCTGACCCTAAAGCCAGACTGTCCCTCTGCACATGTACACATGGCCCTCAAGAGAAGACTGACACCAGTCTTGGTGGCAAGACTGAGACTTTTATGGTTTTCCAAGAGGTAAAACGCCAGCCTGTCAGCCAGGCGGTTTCTGGGTCATTTCCATTTGTATCAGTGTCACATAGATCCCAAAGCACAGAGCAGCTGTGCAATATTCAGAATTATGAGGCTTTAATGTCCCATACCCTGAATCTCAGTGGGGCTGCGGTAACTCGGTAAAGCTACCAAATATTTGCTGAATAATAAGCTCCTCAGGACAGTGTGGAGTTCAAGTGGTGTGTCCCTTACACTTGGCTGGAGACACAAGCCATCAGCAGGGAACAATAACTCCACAGGATGATAATCCTGGTCCGTTTCCAACGGCTGAGCACACCAGCTCACTGACCCCAGCAGTCCCAGTGacagccccagcccctcacctTGGCGCTGGTGATGGTGCCGTAGGGAGAGAACTCCTTCCTCAGCCTATCGTCATCTATCCCATCATCCAGGTTCTTCACGTACAGGTTGACCCCCTGCAAACACGTGAAAAAAAGAGCAGCTTGGGCTCCTGAATTTTACAGCAGCTTTTTCAGCCAGTTGTGttcccccagcagctctgcagagggtgGGATGTCCCACAGTCCTCCACAGAGCTGCCGCAGGACCGGTGACAGGAGCCAGGACCACGTGTGTGCTCCACCCATAGGCAAGACACCCTGAGTAAAGAAGGTGCCCAGATCTTTGCTATGAAGTCACTCCAAGATCTCAGGAAGCTGCCTCATTTCCAGactaatattttaatttctggaaAAGAACAGACCCATTTGTTCAACTGCCAAGATCACCCTGGGCTTAGATCTCCCTTCTGTGTCCTGATGGTGTTTTCCAGGACATTACCAGGCAGCAACTGGGCCCCTGTGTGTGTCTTTTTTAGCTGTAGCAGGGACCCAGCACACTGATCTGCTCCGGTTGTGCTTGTGCTGTTCCCAAGCCCAGGATGTCCCTGGGTGCCCAGGACGTGTCCCTAGTGCAGacctgcagggatgcagggacagaGCATCCTGCTCTCCACTTACCTGGTACCTGCTCACTCGCTCCTGCTTGATCTGCTCAAATTTCCTCTTCAGCTCGCTCTGGCGCTCCAGACGCTTCTGTGCCCGGCCCACGTACACCATCCGCCCGTTGATCTCCTTCCCGTTCATGTCGGTCACCGCCTGCCAGCGGAGGGGAGGGTGCTGAGCACAGCAGGACGCTGATGGCCACAGCCCCATTCTTCACCCACCACCCCAGACCAGCCCCACCAGTGCCAGCACAAAGCTGGTGAGGTTCCCCCACCAAGGAGAGGTGGGAACATGAGCAGGGGACAAGCCTGGGGCTGAGCTAGAAGCAGAGCAGCAAGGAGCCTCTTGCCTTCTGGGCTTCTTCGTGCTTCTCAAAGTTGACGAACCCAAAGCCCTTCGAGCGGCCAGTGCTGTCCATCATGACTTTGACACTTAGTGTTTTTCCTGAAAGAGGAACAACGCGTGAAGAAGGGTGCCCACAGCCCAGTGAGGAGAGCGAGTGGCAATGGCAGCACCAGAGAGCCAAGGGGGGACAGACAGCGCGATCCCCACCGCAGGGCAGGAACTGGAGGCTGCGTGCGTTGGTGAGGACAACGCCTACCACCCTGGATACTGCTCTTATTGCTCTTGGTTTTTTGGTTTCTCCGACCAGTGCAATGAGTTTCTTTGGCCAGAAGTTCTCATCTGCTTTATATATGAACACATGCATTGGGTTCATAGGAAGTGTATTCACAGATTACCTGAGCTAACACTGGCCAGGCATGGACAGTACAGCCCATAGGTCGGCACAATACTAAACCCTGTCACAAGAGGCATGTTCCATTAAAACTGAAAAGGTCTTTTTGCTTTAAATTCAGACTCGGCATCTCTTATTCCCAGGGCTCCTATAACCAGACAACATGCTGGTTTCAAGACAATTTcaaaaactaacaaaacaaaacccccactttTGTTACCCAAGAAAGtgataaaaataatctttttttccaTGAGAATGCCTGGCAAACTTATCCTCCATCACTGCAAGAAAGCATATGTAACGTCCTGACAATTTAAGCCACTGTACTCATTTGCTGACAAGGCACTCAAGCAAGTCCGATTCCATTGAGAGAACGGGTCAGTATTTCAGTCAAGCACTCTCCCCAGCTTTCTTTGCAGTTGCCCCAACATCACTTTATCAGACATGAGGATACTTTACTTCAACAACTGTACTCACCAAACTTGGAGAAGATTTCCCGCAGTCTGTCGTCATCCATGTCATCCCCAAAGTTTTTGATGTAGACGTTGGTGAACTCCATCGCCTTCGCCCCAAACTCTGCCTCGCGCTCTTTGCGGGATTTGAAGTGACCAACAAACCTACAGGAAGCAAGGAGAGGGACATGGAACCCTCTGCATCCTCTACAGAGGGAAGATGGACACGGGCACATCTGTCTTGGTACAGGTCAAGAGAGACCCCAACATCTTAGGCTGTGCTTTGCTCACCCATGAATCCACCCAATGTTTTATATCAAGCAGCTTCACCCTGGTGTTCCCCTGCTCAGACTCCACTTGGCACTACTGAAATGGGAACAGTGGTAACACAGGGCACAGCCTCACGATGGGGTTATCACCCCAGGAGATCCCAAAAGACCCCAAAGGATGCCACCAAGTGCCAATTCTCCTCCTTCAAGGCATccccaacctccctgggcagctgctTTCCTCTGTGGAGACGGATGCGGAGAACAAGGTGATGCAATGTGAGCAAGGAGCTGAAGAACAGCAAAAACCTCTTCCTGCCCAGATTATCTGATGTTGGCAGCAGAGACTGATGACCAGCCCTGCTCTGTGGGCACTCTTTACGCTGCCTCAGCAATAAAACACAGCCCAGGGCTGGACTCCTTCCCCACCATAAGGAACAGTTCCAAACCACTATCACACTTCCACCAGCACTGACCACAAGTGACTCACTGGCCCGGAGAGCACAGAGGGGACGgacgggaagggagggaagagctgcaggaggtggGAGCCCGAGCAGGGCAGGCAGTTCCTCCGGAGCACGCACCAAGGCAAGGGAGGACCAAGCACAGAGATGAGGAGacgttctcctcctctcctctcctccactTACACCTTCCGATCATTGAGCAACATCCCATTCATGGTCTCGATGGCTCGAGTCGCTGCCTCGTGAGTCTCAAAGTGGACAAAGCCGTAGCCACGAGATCCATTCTCGTCACAAACCACCTACAAACGCAGAGCAAAGAGGATGGGGGGGAGCAGAAAAAGAGAGACTGCTTGCACAAAAGTAAGTTGCAGGAAAACTCACCCTTGTTTCCCAGGGTTATTTACCCTCCCTGACATCCCACTGCCACGACAGCTGAGCTGCACTGGGATGCTGCCCGGGGTCAGATGTCCTGCTGGGGCTGAGGTGGTTGACCTCCAGCACCTGGTGCTTTATGCGATGCCCTAGAGCTCATGGCCTACTGAGAGCCAAGTGCCACGAATACCCTGAGCTCAGGCGGAACAACACACAACGTgtctgtgcagggactgggaagaAAGGGGGAATGGGAAACACAGCAGGGCCTTTTGTCTTCAAAGGAGGTGGGGATTCAGGGGAAACTTTGTAGGAAGCAGAATGAGAAAGTGAATTTCAGCAGCCTGGAGCACACTGCCGAGaacactgggcagctctgcagcaAGCCCTTTCCTCCAGGGCCCATGGGCACTTGTACCTTGCACGACAGGATGTTTCCGAAGGCAGAGAATGTGTCGTACAGGGCTTTGTTATCAATGGAGTCATCCAGGTTCTTGATGAAGACGTTTCCCACCCCGGACTTCCGGAGGCCAGGGTCCCGCTGGGACCACATGATGCGGATGGGACGGCCTTTGATCACCTCGAAGTTCATGGTGTCCAGGGCTCGCTCAGCTGGCAAAGAAGTAAGAACAGGCGGAGAGAGGAGGGTAACACAGAGCCCCTTCACATCCTATGGCAGCTAAGACGGGTACAGGAATCAGGGGTATGATTGGACAGGGGGTCATTAATCTAATTGAGACTGGGAGCCCTGCCTCCCAGGGCAGCAGGGCCAGGCAGGGGCTGCTCTCCTCCCTTCCATTCACATCACTCCTTTtggcttaattttttttcctctccaaagcATGTCTGACTCCCACGGGATCATTCATTTCACTGCGAGCTCCAGTTTGGCAGATATCAAACTTGTTTACTCAGTAAGGATTTTGGTATCCAGGACAACTAACCCAACACCTCCCCATCACCATTGCCTCACTCCAGCATGAAACATCTGTTGGGTACCACACCATGCACACTGTATCATGGCAATGCTGCCAGGAGAGGGGTCTTGCTTCACACTGTGAGGCATTGGGCAGCTGGCTGCcccagggaagggaagaaggggtTTTGGTACCCTTCTCCATCAGCTCATGGATCTTGTAATTCACCTTCCTAAGCCCAAACCCAGCTGCTGCATCCTCTCCCAGTCTCTAAGAAGAGATGGTTCACCATCTGGTTGGGATTAGttacaaccaaaacccaacagcaGCAGAATGTGGCCAAGTCGCAGCAGAACATGGCCAAGTCGCAACAGCTGAGGCATCCATCAGACAACAGCTCTGCCCGGGTCCACCACCTGCCCTTCCTTCTCCTGCACACCCCAAGCCCCCATTGCGATGCAGTTCCTCAAGACTGCATTACAGGGACCTTACCATCCACAGGCTGCTGGAAGTTAATGTAGGCGTAGCCCAGAGATCGGCGTGTGGCAACATCCCGGCAGACTCGGATGGACATGATGGGCCCAGCAGGTGAGAACTTCTCGTAGAGCATGGCTTCGGTCACGTCCGGGTGGAGGTCCCCCACGTAGAGAGAAGCTAACGGATAGCCAGGGCCGCTGGCGTTCATGGTTGACCAGAAAGCTCAGCTGCAGAGGAAGACAGACCCAAGGCTGCAGAGAGAGGGTTTCAGATCACACAGCAGCCATGGACCCacgctggggctggctgcaccgCAAGTGCAAGCTGTGCCGCTCCCACCAGCAGTGCTGGGACTGGAAATGCCCCAAGGATGCTGCAGTTCCCAGATTTTTTTCAAGGACACTTTAATATTGGTACAAAAGCTGAGCTGGGCTGATCTGCCCATGTTAGAGCCCCCACAAACCTGGGGAGCGACCAGAGGGACACAACATACCGCACACACTGATTTGTTCCTTTCAACACTCAAGAACCAAGAGAAACAAAATGCAGTTTCGTTCCTCCAGAAGGTAAATGGCCCTTCTCCACCAGAGACTTCCATTTTAATCCCTCCATAGCAGCTCCCTCCAGCCGCCTGTTCAGCCAGAGCAAGCCCAAGGAGTCCAGGTTTGCTGTGATGCACAGCGCTGCCCTGCCAGGGAAACTGCTTCTTGCAGCCAGGACTCCCAGCAACCGCCTCCATTTCTAAACAAGGCAAACACAGGTTTTTAGCCAGCCCTGCCCAGAGAAACAAGCCTCAGCTTGCTGACAAAGCctccaaagcaggaaaagcaatGCTCAATCTCCCACTGTTTTCAGTTGGATATAAAGTTGTGTGCAAAAATATCAGCTTGAGATCTCCAAGGCACTGACTGAGACAAGAGAGATGCAGCTCCTGCCCTGAAAGCTTATAAAGCCCATCTGTGGGGCTCTCACATTAAAGCTCAAAAGACCAGAGGCATTTGTTAAGATACCCTAAGGATGCCCATAGCAAATACACACATAAAGGAGAGGTGCACCAAGCAATCCCTCAGCCAAAGGTAAGTCACCGCGGAGAGCAGAGCACAGAAGAGCTGTGCACCAGCTCTGCAAAACAGCCCTACCCCTCATACGCCCGAGATGGGCTTCCCAGCGACCTCACGGCAATACTGACATTAAATAAAGACAGCAGAGAGAGCAAACCCGGCATTGCTCTGCGGCTGGTGGGGcggagagggaggaaaggagacgGAGGGGAGTAGGCAGAGCTCCGGCTCGGGGCGAGGCGGGGAGCCAGCACAGATGCTGCACAGCCCCGTCCCCGCCGAGCAtcccaggagctccagcgcccGGCGAAAGGGCTGTGACCCCGCCAAGCCACCGACACGCCAGAGCAGCGACCTGCCGGCCCTGCCCGGGAGGACCCCCAGCCGGATCCCAGCCCCGCACTCACACCGAGCGCTCGGGCGGACTCGGCTCGCAGCGCAGCACCggctgccgcccccgcccgcctCTTCCCGCCGCGGCACGGGGGCGGGACCGGTCCCTCCGCCCCCGCCAGctgcggcccggccccgccccaccCCGAGCGGCATCGCCCGCGGGCAGCGGAGCGGCAGCTCCCCGGtatcccccagcagcccccagcagcccccagcagcccccagccgcccccagccccgcggaGTTTACGGATTTCGGCAGAAAGCCGGTAGTTGCATCTCCTGACTGTTGCAAACGGCGGGGTGGGGAGCGGCTGCCCGCCCTTCTCCTGGCTTTCCGAATAACCGGGGCTGCCGTTGTCCTTGAACTCTGATAGCACTTGGCAAGGCTGCATGTTCCACCCACACATTTTTAGGAAATCACCTGCAAATTCTGGTAGATAACTCCGTGAAGGTAAGAAATGCAGGCAGAAGCCGGTAAGGCGCACACAGCTCGGTACCAAGCCCTTGTCCTCTGACACACGCTCCCGAACTCCACAGCAGGatcccctgacaccccacagagacccacaggatACGGAAACCTGGTCTCTGCCGTCACCTTTTGTCTGAATGACACCTGAATGTTGTAAGGTCACCTTCACCCCCAAAGATCACCCCCCAGCTTAGACATCATGGTACGTGTATGAGAGATGATTTGTCATTAACGAGTTGCCACGCAGCTGGAACGTGGGATGGAGCAGCAGAGGAGCCCGGGGCAGCGGGAAGGGCAGATccaccagcagctcccccagcaccacTGGGGTCGTGGGGCTGCGCTGGGTCCATCACCAGCACCTCCATGCTCCGGCCAAACTCGCTCCTCACAGCCACACTGCCGTGCTCTAACGTGGGGAAGCTACAGCATCAGGACAAGTGTCTTGTGTTGACTTCAACTGAACAGGGCTGCTGGATTCCATGAATAAAGGTGATTCCTGCTGCCATGAAGTCTTTGAACACTGCTCAGGAGATACACCAGTCGGCTCCAGGCAGCACCCACCACACAGCACCCGCACGTTAAAACAGAACTAATCCAAGCGTGGTTGCTCAACTCCACCCCATCCCCTTCTCTCAGACGGCTCAGCTGCAGCACAGACCAGGAGAAAATTCCCCATCCCAAAAGCCTTCAGGTGCTCTCCCACACTGAACCACCTCACCCTGGGCTCAGATGAGCATCGGTGCAAGGAACGAGAAGCTGCAGCATCAGTTAGGTCAGTTTAAACATGTAGAGTACACCCAGACTCCTACAGTGGCAGGGCAAGCTAGAGTGCCCATTCCCAAAATGATTTAATTACTTGAAAAATTAAGATATTTCCTCATCATTGCTGCAGACCAGTCTCTCAGGCTCATAATTTCCCACAAAAGAGATGGTAAGGATGGCAGATGTCATGTGAAAGAACTGAGGCAGGACATGTGCTCTATGAACAGGAGCAGCTAGCAGGACCCAAGATTTTTTCTTCTTGACCCCGATAACATCACCAACGTGAGGCAGATTGGGAGTTATTGTACAAAGAGCAAGCACGCCTAGAAAGGCTGGAGAAAACGGCAGAGTGGCAATAATTAGATACATACAGAGGGACCACTATTTAAACCTCCAGCACAGGATGGATCAGGGGTTGACCAGCAGCCAGATTTTGGTGTAAAGCCTTTGCAGCAGTTGATCAAAAGCTGAGTGACATTACCCACTGAGTGCCCTCCTGTATCATCTCACTGCGATAGAGGGGCTCCGGGAGCAGGAGGAACAGTCGCTTTGCTCCCCACAAACCTCCCCAGTGCTTTGATGCTGACTGGTATCAGCTAGCCCAGCCATTGCTGCCCATCTCTTCAAGCACTTCATTTCCAGAAAATAAACGTGCATTCTCACTCTCAGTAGCTCCTGTGCACACCAGCAGCTGAGCAGCTACCTGCAGTACATGTGGGTTACACAGGTGACCAGGGGTGCAAACACGATGGACAGAGGAGCAGCTGAAGAACTGACCCTGCAGCCACAAGTGTGAGGAAAAGCCTTTAAATGTAACCAGACTTTTCCTATGTACAGTGTGTTCAACCACACAATCTGCAATGACTCACGGCAAGTTAAATAGTTAGAGCTGCATCGCTTTCAAGTCCTGCAATGGCAACATAAGTGTGACCTCaacaaaaatgaagagaaacTGTTCTCTACTACAAATTTGGGAGGGCGTGGGGGGAAATATCTCTGCAAAGGAATGAGTAATTTAGCATTAGTAACATTTGGAAATAATGAATCAACTCATACAATCCAAGATTTGTGCATTTAATAAAAGTGGTGATTTTACTACCACAGGTTTTTTGTCGCTAGTACAGCAAAGATAACAGACACAAACAACTgataaaattttgttttattattcaCTTTTGAATTCTTTTACACTTTCCTGATTATCTTGTGTAAGGTGAAACTAGaactgtttaaaagacatacacaAATCTAGTACATCAATAACCAGGTATTTCTTTTTGCTATACTATTCTCACAACCACGTGTGTGCTAGGCAATATAACCGTCACAGAAGCAAACTTTAGGCAGAATACTGGTCAGTAAAAACAAAGCGAAGAGCTACCAGATATACAGACAGGCTCGGTTCCACATTCACTACTGCATTTATCAAGCGCCAAGTATTAACTGCACAATTTGTTCAGCTAGTAGAGGGGAGTTTTAAAATCAGTGCATGAAATTCTCTTCAGCAGACGGATGGACAGACAAACAGATGGCTCCTATACCTAAGTGGAATGTGAAGGCGGGGGGATGATACCGCGAGACTGATAGGTGACTATTCCTAATCTTCTCCACTGCATTATTCACGCAACTCTTATAAGGTTTTATTTAATGGGACATGTTTGAAACATAACTAGGTGAGGGCATTTGGAGCTCAAATATTACGAGCGTTACAAATGTGTAGGTCTGCATTCCAGTACAATAAAGGGGAAATCCTGAATATTTGAGCCAGATCCTGGTACTACCAAGAAGAGCTGAAGAATGCAACAGTACCAGCAGCTCTCAAGCATCCAAGGAAACCTGTCCTCGAGCAGACTCCGGTCTGCCCACCACCCTGACATCACCCATCATCAAGGAAAGGGTGCCGCATACACGGGAGTCCAAAATTGCTTTAATGGAGTTCAAACAGGCGAGAGGGTCAAGGGTGAATTGAGTCCAATGGGATAAAAATTTCTATAAAGCAAACTTAAAGATGGTTCAGTGGATTTACTTAAGTTTTCAGGATAAATTCAAAATGGTAATACCAGAGATTTTCACTCAGCTAAGAT
The DNA window shown above is from Patagioenas fasciata isolate bPatFas1 chromosome 16, bPatFas1.hap1, whole genome shotgun sequence and carries:
- the PABPC1L gene encoding polyadenylate-binding protein 1-like, coding for MNASGPGYPLASLYVGDLHPDVTEAMLYEKFSPAGPIMSIRVCRDVATRRSLGYAYINFQQPVDAERALDTMNFEVIKGRPIRIMWSQRDPGLRKSGVGNVFIKNLDDSIDNKALYDTFSAFGNILSCKVVCDENGSRGYGFVHFETHEAATRAIETMNGMLLNDRKVFVGHFKSRKEREAEFGAKAMEFTNVYIKNFGDDMDDDRLREIFSKFGKTLSVKVMMDSTGRSKGFGFVNFEKHEEAQKAVTDMNGKEINGRMVYVGRAQKRLERQSELKRKFEQIKQERVSRYQGVNLYVKNLDDGIDDDRLRKEFSPYGTITSAKVMTEGGHSKGFGFVCFSSPEEATKAVTEMNGRIVSTKPLYVALAQRKEERKAILTNQYMQRLATMRALPGPLLGSFQPPPGYFLPPIPQPQTRATFYSPSPVVPVRPATRWSAQPSRPPPYPAATPILRAAVPPRRLLTNISTMRQASTQVPRVPPQAQRVANIGTQTVSTRVPSSPTLSRGTPQYKYSSSVRNVQPMGHMPPVVAPQVGEPAVHVQGQEPLTASMLAAAPPQEQKQMIGERLYPLIHAMHPSLAGKITGMLLEIDNSELLLLLESPDSLHSKMEEAVAVLQAHQVTKTSHKNSAVAFLQ